From a single Drosophila sulfurigaster albostrigata strain 15112-1811.04 chromosome 3, ASM2355843v2, whole genome shotgun sequence genomic region:
- the LOC133842617 gene encoding protein seele yields the protein MSTMKLFLCCMMLVALAMGQEQGYSFTSKEVKCHVCKATVQELEDAIAKEDPKKMVDVSGFRLDASGNSITKRVRFIKSEMFLTELMEKICDKMEDYLKATYKNNGKFTLLKMIIDGKMNPDSSLVDFVQDGDLNKSLGHFCLEVLEDNEETFLKAFQAEELGNDLDIKICSEQAKYCDDAPVQDEYNFEGKEEL from the exons ATGTCgacaatgaaattgtttttatgctgCATGATGCTAGTTGCACTAGCTATGGGCCAGGAGCAAGGCTACAGCTTCACATCAAAAGAGGTCAAATGCCACG TTTGCAAAGCAACGGTTCAGGAACTAGAGGATGCAATTGCCAAAGAGGATCCCAAGAAGATGGTTGATGTGAGCGGTTTCCGCTTGGACGCCAGTGGAAACTCGATCACCAAACGAGTGCGCTTCATCAAATCCGAAATGTTCTTGACCGAGCTCATGGAAAAGATTT GTGACAAAATGGAGGATTATCTGAAGGCAACCTACAAAAACAATGGGAAATTCACTTTGCTCAAGATGATCATCGATGGCAAAATGAATCCAGATTCGTCTCTCGTTGACTTTGTTCAGGACGGTGATCTGAATAAGAGTCTCGGACACTTCTGCCTCGAGGTGCTGGAAGACAATGAGGAAACGTTTTTGAAAGCATTCCAAGCCGAAGAGCTGGGCAATGATTTGGATATCAAGATCTGCTCAGAACAGGCTAAATATTGTGATGACGCGCCCGTCCAGGATGAATACAACTTTGAGGGCAAGGAGGAGCTGTGA
- the LOC133841447 gene encoding uncharacterized protein LOC133841447, with product MKFTIVLFLSMLVTLACSQPVFEEEPEIESAVDELSGKDEVGEVQQDETVVAEPLELVDAMDELIHQEQGSSDDQTLEDSQSRQKRAVCRCVRRGRRVVCVCRRK from the coding sequence ATGAAGTTTACAATCGTCCTGTTTTTGAGCATGTTGGTAACTTTGGCTTGCTCTCAACCAGTATTTGAAGAGGAGCCAGAAATTGAAAGCGCAGTGGATGAGCTATCTGGCAAGGATGAAGTTGGGGAAGTGCAGCAGGACGAGACAGTTGTGGCAGAGCCACTAGAACTGGTTGATGCAATGGACGAACTCATTCACCAGGAGCAAGGAAGTAGCGATGATCAGACACTTGAGGACTCGCAAAGTCGCCAAAAACGTGCTGTCTGTCGCTGTGTTAGACGTGGACGAAGAGTTGTTTGCGTTTGCCGTCGCAAATAA